The following proteins come from a genomic window of Pirellula staleyi DSM 6068:
- a CDS encoding formylglycine-generating enzyme family protein, whose product MLVTRWLAACVSFSLTIAAGLSSLAAADPVPGLVAAEPTTGRFVKTDAGYMVPYTATIPGTEIKFEMQPIPGGKFKFGSPDSEAGRDASEGPVLEVEVAPFWMASREVSWAEYKHYMRMHDMFKKLVLNETFKITDDLKPNLVTAPSNLYDPTFTFKLGAEPDQPAVTMSQFAAKQYTRWLSELTGQFYRLPSEAEWEYAARDGKTTKYFFGDDESKLGDYAWYYENSSETFHKLGTKKPSEWGLYDIYGNVGEWTLDEFTETGREKLAGKVIASQDAIVWPTKLFPRVIKGGSWDEDAAQCRAAARRKSDDDSWRSTDPNFPQSPWWFTEAAALSVGMRLMRPLTVPAQAEQRKFWDADIKQLQEDVAYRIDEEGRGARGIVTPDLPEQIKKIGQ is encoded by the coding sequence ATGCTTGTAACTCGCTGGCTTGCTGCTTGTGTCTCGTTTTCGCTCACTATCGCTGCCGGGCTTTCTTCGCTCGCCGCAGCCGACCCCGTTCCAGGACTTGTCGCCGCCGAGCCGACCACCGGTCGCTTTGTGAAAACCGACGCTGGCTACATGGTCCCTTATACGGCAACCATCCCTGGCACCGAGATCAAGTTCGAGATGCAGCCGATTCCCGGCGGCAAATTCAAGTTTGGCAGTCCCGACAGCGAAGCAGGTCGCGATGCGAGTGAAGGCCCAGTCCTTGAAGTTGAGGTCGCTCCGTTTTGGATGGCTTCGCGCGAAGTCTCTTGGGCTGAGTACAAGCACTACATGCGCATGCACGACATGTTCAAAAAGCTGGTGCTCAACGAGACGTTCAAAATCACCGACGACCTGAAACCCAACCTCGTCACCGCACCATCGAATCTCTACGACCCCACGTTCACTTTCAAACTCGGTGCCGAACCCGATCAGCCTGCCGTAACGATGAGCCAATTTGCTGCCAAGCAATACACCCGCTGGCTCAGCGAACTCACGGGTCAGTTCTATCGCTTGCCGAGCGAGGCTGAATGGGAATATGCCGCTCGCGATGGGAAGACAACCAAGTACTTCTTCGGCGACGACGAATCGAAACTCGGCGACTACGCTTGGTATTACGAGAACTCGAGCGAAACCTTCCACAAACTCGGCACCAAAAAGCCAAGCGAGTGGGGCCTTTACGACATCTATGGCAACGTTGGCGAATGGACCCTCGACGAATTCACCGAAACAGGCCGCGAAAAACTTGCTGGCAAAGTCATTGCGTCGCAAGATGCGATCGTCTGGCCGACCAAGCTGTTTCCCCGCGTCATCAAAGGTGGCAGCTGGGACGAAGATGCCGCACAGTGCCGCGCTGCTGCTCGCCGCAAGAGCGACGACGATTCGTGGCGCTCGACCGATCCGAACTTTCCCCAAAGCCCTTGGTGGTTCACTGAAGCGGCTGCTCTAAGCGTTGGGATGCGACTGATGCGTCCGCTCACGGTCCCTGCTCAAGCCGAACAACGCAAATTTTGGGACGCCGACATCAA